Proteins encoded in a region of the Armatimonadota bacterium genome:
- a CDS encoding hypothetical protein (possible pseudo, frameshifted) translates to MAAQLWAVRLAEFGIPVYEVRPGIIRTDMTAPVQERYDRLIAEGLTLQPRWGTPEDVGKAVAMLVRGDLPYSTGAVIMVDGGLTVARL, encoded by the coding sequence ATGGCAGCGCAGCTGTGGGCGGTGCGACTGGCGGAGTTCGGTATACCCGTGTACGAGGTACGCCCCGGTATCATCCGCACCGACATGACCGCCCCTGTGCAGGAGCGCTACGATCGCCTGATCGCCGAAGGTTTAACCCTGCAGCCGCGCTGGGGCACGCCGGAGGACGTAGGCAAGGCAGTGGCGATGCTGGTGCGTGGCGACCTGCCCTACTCCACCGGCGCAGTCATTATGGTAGATGGCGGCTTGACGGTGGCACGGTTGTAA
- a CDS encoding ribonuclease G, which translates to MKKEIIVNVGSRETRIAVLEDDRLMELHVEREERIVGSIYKARVANVLPGMDAAFVDIGLERNAFLYVGDILPDSGDDTPAPASMRRSALRNRNIKEILRVGQEILVQVTKGPRGTKGCRVSTRITLPGRYVVLTPEGEHLGVSRKITDPKERERLKRLGRELRPEGFGLIIRTEAEDKSEEQLLQDIEWLLEQWRTIQETARKAKAPALIHKDYSLLYKTVRDIFSSDTTRMVIDDPEEYQKAVELANRFAPKLKSRIELYDKNEPIFDHFRIEQEIDRLMKRQVYLKSGGYLTIDETEALTTIDVNTGKFTGSTSLADTILRTNIEAAEEVARQLRLRDLGGIIVIDFIDMTSSHDRQQVMRTLERALKRDRARTKISHISPLGLVQMTRKRTGESVVELLMEPCPYCGGRGRIIAPESVSMDIERELTRRATAEHAEAYLVIAHPKVAELVIGPEGENVDELEHALHCAIYVRSDPDRHLESYEIRQGTMADFDRSWLGYRRAQVVECLVEPSSLSANGSMKFIGWVDGFLLDLTDGAEYAGQRVKVRLLDVRRSFAFAEVIPSARPLDRSEIP; encoded by the coding sequence GTGAAAAAGGAAATCATCGTGAACGTGGGCAGCCGTGAGACGCGCATCGCCGTGCTGGAAGACGACCGGCTGATGGAGCTGCACGTGGAGCGCGAGGAGCGTATCGTGGGCAGTATCTACAAGGCGCGTGTGGCGAACGTGCTGCCCGGCATGGATGCGGCGTTCGTGGATATCGGTCTGGAACGTAATGCGTTCCTGTATGTGGGCGACATCTTGCCCGATAGTGGCGACGATACCCCTGCGCCCGCTTCGATGCGTCGTTCCGCTTTACGCAATCGCAACATCAAAGAGATATTGCGCGTCGGTCAGGAGATTTTAGTGCAGGTGACCAAGGGACCGCGAGGCACGAAGGGCTGCCGCGTCTCTACGCGCATCACCCTGCCCGGCAGGTATGTGGTACTTACCCCGGAGGGCGAGCATCTGGGCGTCTCGCGCAAAATCACCGATCCCAAAGAGCGCGAGAGGCTGAAGCGACTGGGGCGCGAGCTTCGCCCCGAAGGCTTCGGGCTGATTATCCGTACCGAGGCGGAGGACAAAAGCGAGGAGCAGCTGCTACAGGATATCGAGTGGTTGCTGGAGCAGTGGCGCACCATTCAGGAGACCGCCCGCAAGGCGAAAGCGCCTGCGTTGATTCACAAAGACTATTCCCTGCTGTACAAAACGGTGCGCGATATCTTCAGCTCCGACACCACGCGCATGGTCATCGACGACCCCGAGGAGTACCAGAAAGCGGTGGAGCTTGCCAACCGTTTCGCGCCCAAGCTCAAGTCGCGCATTGAGCTGTATGACAAGAATGAACCGATTTTTGACCACTTCCGCATCGAGCAGGAAATCGACCGCCTGATGAAGAGGCAGGTGTATCTGAAGTCGGGCGGTTATCTGACCATAGACGAGACCGAGGCGTTGACCACCATCGATGTAAACACCGGCAAATTCACCGGCAGCACCAGCCTTGCTGATACCATCCTGCGCACGAATATCGAAGCCGCCGAGGAGGTGGCGCGGCAACTGCGCTTGCGCGACCTAGGCGGGATTATCGTGATTGACTTTATCGATATGACCAGTTCGCACGACCGCCAGCAGGTGATGCGCACCTTGGAACGCGCCCTCAAGCGTGACCGCGCCCGCACCAAAATCAGCCACATCAGTCCGCTAGGGCTAGTGCAGATGACGCGCAAGCGCACGGGCGAGTCGGTGGTGGAGTTGCTGATGGAGCCGTGTCCATACTGCGGAGGGCGTGGGCGCATCATCGCTCCCGAATCGGTGAGCATGGATATCGAGCGAGAGCTGACTCGCCGCGCCACCGCCGAGCACGCCGAGGCGTATCTGGTCATCGCCCATCCTAAGGTAGCGGAACTGGTTATCGGTCCCGAGGGCGAGAACGTGGACGAGCTGGAGCACGCCCTGCACTGCGCCATCTACGTGCGCAGCGACCCCGATAGGCATCTGGAAAGTTACGAAATCCGGCAGGGCACTATGGCGGACTTCGACCGCTCGTGGCTGGGGTATCGCCGTGCGCAGGTGGTAGAGTGCCTGGTGGAGCCGTCCTCGCTGAGCGCAAACGGCAGCATGAAGTTTATCGGATGGGTGGACGGCTTTCTGCTGGACCTCACCGATGGCGCGGAATACGCTGGTCAGCGAGTAAAGGTAAGGTTGCTGGACGTGCGTCGCTCTTTTGCGTTTGCTGAGGTGATACCGTCGGCGCGTCCGCTGGACCGCAGTGAGATACCGTAG
- a CDS encoding cyclic pyranopterin monophosphate synthase MoaC yields MAELSHIDEQGKAHMVDVSAKPETVRTATAQAVVHLSPQLLEMVRDNSLEKGDALAVARVAGIMAAKRVGEIIPLCHPLPLTHADVQFEFLPDGLRIVASASVVGRTGVEMEALTAASVAALTVYDMCKAVDKGITITDICLLEKTGGKSGAYRREGGENHP; encoded by the coding sequence GTGGCAGAACTCAGCCATATAGACGAGCAAGGTAAGGCGCACATGGTGGACGTCAGTGCGAAGCCCGAGACCGTCCGCACTGCCACAGCGCAGGCAGTGGTGCATCTCTCCCCGCAGTTGCTGGAGATGGTGCGTGACAATTCGTTAGAGAAGGGCGACGCGCTGGCGGTGGCGCGCGTGGCGGGCATTATGGCGGCGAAGCGTGTGGGAGAGATTATCCCGCTATGTCACCCTCTGCCTCTCACCCATGCTGATGTGCAGTTCGAGTTTCTGCCTGATGGCTTGCGTATCGTGGCGAGCGCGTCGGTGGTTGGGCGCACAGGAGTAGAGATGGAGGCGTTGACCGCCGCTTCGGTAGCTGCGCTCACCGTGTACGATATGTGCAAGGCAGTGGACAAGGGAATCACCATCACCGACATCTGCTTGTTGGAGAAGACGGGAGGGAAGTCGGGTGCGTACCGACGGGAAGGAGGTGAAAACCACCCGTGA
- a CDS encoding molybdenum cofactor guanylyltransferase produces MGSDKALLDWQGRPLLEHILNRLGASFEQLAVVGGRPEWVTLQGVLWVPDEKPGAGVAAAILTALRRLQQPCFVCACDMPFVHAEFGRWLIENASGVAVHVPRWQQQAQPLHAAWFPQAMPLLEESLQAGERTVWRILRCMEEAGTLQWADEEIIRRFDAEGRCFVNLNTLQEWQAWQNSAI; encoded by the coding sequence ATGGGCAGCGATAAAGCGCTGTTGGATTGGCAAGGCCGTCCCCTGCTGGAGCATATTCTTAACCGTCTGGGCGCCAGCTTTGAGCAGTTGGCAGTAGTGGGTGGTCGCCCAGAATGGGTAACGTTACAGGGTGTCCTCTGGGTACCGGACGAAAAGCCGGGCGCAGGTGTAGCGGCAGCCATACTAACCGCCCTGCGTCGCTTGCAACAACCCTGCTTCGTGTGTGCCTGCGATATGCCCTTTGTCCACGCGGAGTTCGGCAGGTGGTTGATAGAGAATGCGTCGGGAGTGGCGGTGCATGTGCCTCGCTGGCAGCAACAGGCACAACCTCTGCACGCTGCATGGTTCCCTCAGGCGATGCCTCTTCTGGAAGAAAGCCTGCAGGCAGGGGAGCGCACCGTGTGGCGCATTCTACGGTGCATGGAAGAAGCGGGTACACTACAATGGGCAGATGAGGAGATTATCCGTCGATTCGATGCCGAAGGCAGGTGTTTCGTGAACCTGAATACGCTGCAGGAGTGGCAAGCGTGGCAGAACTCAGCCATATAG
- the metG gene encoding methionine--tRNA ligase, with protein MGSEKAYYITTPIYYVNSSPHIGSTLTTLAADMLARYQRMQGRRVWFLTGTDENAIKVHRAAQERGVPTQQFVDELAAEFQQAWKTMHIEYDDFIRTTEPRHVRVVQEFFRRMLENGDIYKGVYEGWYCVSDETFFAPSDVGEDRLCPNAECRRPLQWVQEEDYFFRLSAYGDRLLQYIEEHPDWLEPEFRKNEVIAFIKQGLRDQSVTRANPGWGIPVPGEPDKVIYVWFDALINYVSATGWPDDVERYQQLWPAVHLMGKEIFVRFHATLWPAMLMSIGLPVPERIFGHGWWTIGGEKGSKSKGNLPHPVQLARDIAAWSGAEFDIAVDAERYLLIREMQFGLDSEFSEESFRKRYNSDLANDLGNLLNRTLNMVRRYTEGRVPRPLEHNAELAQLAEDIDRGIDEEVYRFRLNGVLEQIWRMVSRLNKYLDEQAPWSLYRNGEVERAQDVLYDVLEGIRLCALWLAPTMPVATARIWEQLGIGIQPVLANWQTENVWGRLQPGTSVQQPQPLFPRITEEALTVTTEKETEMEQSNVITIQDFQKLEIRIAEVKLAEPVPNTSKLLKLTVDIGGEERTLVAGIAETYSPPDVIGKQIVVLTNLQPATIRGVQSQGMLLAAEVDGKAILLTPDKPVPAGSKVR; from the coding sequence ATGGGCAGTGAGAAGGCATATTACATTACCACGCCGATTTACTACGTGAACAGCTCGCCGCACATCGGCAGCACATTGACCACACTGGCGGCGGATATGCTGGCGCGTTACCAGAGGATGCAAGGGCGCAGGGTATGGTTCCTGACCGGAACCGACGAGAACGCGATTAAGGTGCATCGCGCCGCGCAGGAACGTGGTGTGCCCACGCAGCAGTTTGTAGACGAGCTCGCTGCTGAGTTCCAGCAGGCATGGAAGACCATGCACATCGAATACGACGACTTCATCCGCACTACCGAGCCGCGCCACGTGCGCGTCGTGCAGGAGTTCTTCCGCCGGATGCTGGAGAACGGCGATATTTACAAAGGTGTCTACGAGGGCTGGTACTGCGTGTCGGATGAGACCTTCTTCGCCCCCTCCGACGTAGGCGAAGACCGCCTCTGTCCAAACGCCGAATGCCGTCGCCCTCTGCAGTGGGTGCAGGAAGAGGACTACTTCTTCCGCCTCTCAGCGTACGGCGACCGCTTACTGCAATACATCGAAGAGCATCCCGACTGGCTGGAGCCGGAGTTTCGTAAAAACGAGGTCATCGCTTTCATCAAGCAGGGATTGCGTGACCAAAGTGTTACCCGCGCCAACCCGGGCTGGGGCATTCCCGTGCCTGGCGAGCCGGACAAGGTGATTTATGTGTGGTTCGACGCGCTGATTAACTACGTCTCTGCTACCGGCTGGCCCGATGACGTGGAGCGGTATCAACAGCTCTGGCCCGCCGTGCACCTGATGGGCAAGGAGATTTTCGTGCGCTTCCATGCCACACTCTGGCCCGCCATGCTGATGTCCATCGGTTTGCCCGTGCCGGAGCGCATCTTCGGACACGGCTGGTGGACTATCGGTGGAGAGAAGGGCAGCAAGTCCAAGGGCAACTTGCCCCATCCGGTGCAGCTGGCAAGGGACATCGCCGCATGGTCCGGCGCGGAGTTCGATATCGCGGTGGACGCCGAACGCTACCTGCTGATTCGTGAGATGCAGTTCGGTCTGGACAGCGAGTTCTCAGAGGAATCGTTCCGCAAACGCTATAATAGCGACCTCGCCAACGACCTGGGCAACCTGCTCAATCGCACGCTGAACATGGTGCGGCGCTACACGGAAGGACGCGTACCGAGACCACTGGAACATAACGCGGAGCTGGCTCAGCTGGCGGAAGACATCGATAGAGGCATCGACGAGGAGGTATACCGCTTCCGCCTCAACGGGGTGTTGGAGCAGATATGGCGAATGGTATCGCGCCTGAATAAATATCTGGACGAGCAAGCACCCTGGAGCCTTTACCGTAACGGCGAGGTAGAACGCGCACAGGACGTGCTGTACGATGTGCTGGAGGGTATCCGACTGTGCGCACTGTGGCTGGCACCCACGATGCCTGTTGCAACCGCCCGCATCTGGGAGCAGCTGGGCATCGGTATCCAGCCTGTGCTGGCGAACTGGCAAACGGAAAACGTGTGGGGGCGACTGCAACCGGGCACGAGCGTACAGCAACCTCAACCCCTCTTCCCACGTATTACCGAAGAAGCATTGACGGTGACAACAGAAAAGGAGACCGAGATGGAACAGAGCAACGTGATAACCATTCAGGATTTTCAGAAGCTGGAAATCAGAATCGCCGAGGTCAAGCTGGCGGAACCCGTGCCAAACACCTCCAAGCTGTTGAAGCTCACGGTGGACATCGGCGGCGAGGAGCGCACGCTGGTGGCTGGTATCGCCGAGACCTACAGCCCACCGGATGTTATCGGCAAACAGATTGTAGTGTTGACCAACCTGCAACCCGCAACCATTCGCGGCGTGCAATCGCAGGGTATGTTGTTGGCAGCGGAAGTGGACGGCAAAGCCATCCTGCTCACACCTGATAAACCGGTGCCCGCTGGGAGTAAGGTGCGCTGA
- a CDS encoding pyruvate-flavodoxin oxidoreductase, producing MRRSYITCDGNEAAAYTAYRTNEVIAIYPITPSSPMGELSDEWAAKGIPNIWGTVPHVREMQSEGGAAGAVHGALQAGALTTTFTSSQGLLLMIPNMFKIAGELTSTVFHIAARTVATHALSIFGDHSDVMACRSTGWAMLFANDPQEVMDFALIAQAATLEARVPFLHVFDGFRTSHEIRKIEQITEDDMRAMIDDDLVRAHRERAMNPERPFIRGTAQNPDTFFQSRERINPFYLATPGIVQKAMNKFASIVGRQYHLFDYVGAPDAEHVIIMMGSGCGTAEETVQALLEKGEKVGLVKVRLYRPFSREHLIKALPATVRAIAVLDRTKEPGALGEPLYEDVVTALGEAMMEGTLPFECVPRVIGGRYGLSSKEFTPAMVKAVYDELAKDKPKNHFTVGIIDDVTHTSLEVDPNFSTESPDVVRAVFWGLGADGTVGANKNSIKIIGEETPNWAQGYFVYDSKKSGAVTVSHLRFGPRPILGSYLIQRANFVACHQFHFLERYNVLEMAEEGATFLLNSPYGPEEVWDHLPRSVQQQIIDKNLRFYVINAYDVAKRVGLGVRINTIMQTCFFAISGVLPREEAIAKIKEAIRKTYGRRGEAVVQQNFAAVDAAVGNLFEVKVPAQVTSTFDRPPLVPDHAPEFVKRVTAELMAGRGDLLPVSAFPADGTYPSGTAAWEKRNIALEVPVWEPDICIQCGKCVYICPHSVIRAKVYDKELLASAPATFKATPAKWRELSDKMYTIQVSVEDCTGCQLCVEVCPAKDKSDSSRKALNMHPQIPLREQERANWEFFLSLPDIPKHDSLRFNNIKNVQLLRPLFEFSGACSGCGETPYVRLLTQLFGDRLYIANATGCSSIYGGNLPTTPYTTDSEGRGPAWSNSLFEDNAEFGLGMRLAINRQNAYARHLLQDLRPLIADDELVDGLLNADQSDEAGIHAQRERVARLIEKLAGNDHPRVRDLLAVADMLIRKSVWIVGGDGWAYDIGYGGLDHVIASGEDVNILILDTEVYSNTGGQASKATPMGAVARFAAGGKPTAKKDLGMMAMHYGNVYVAQVAMGANELQTLKAFLEAEAYPGPSIIIAYSHCIAHGIDMSKGHIQQKLAVDTGYWPLYRYNPLLAQQGENPFQLDSSGPTIPLKEYTSKEGRYRILMQSNPEAAERLLQEAQEIIQQRWRYYQMLAGKSADSTK from the coding sequence ATGAGACGTTCCTATATCACCTGCGACGGCAACGAAGCTGCGGCTTATACCGCATATCGCACCAACGAAGTGATCGCAATCTACCCCATCACCCCCTCTTCCCCTATGGGCGAACTCAGCGACGAATGGGCAGCGAAAGGTATTCCCAACATCTGGGGTACCGTGCCCCACGTACGTGAGATGCAGTCGGAAGGGGGGGCGGCTGGAGCCGTACACGGTGCATTACAGGCAGGAGCTCTGACCACCACCTTCACCTCAAGTCAGGGACTTCTGCTGATGATACCCAACATGTTCAAAATTGCGGGCGAGCTCACCAGCACGGTATTCCACATCGCCGCGCGAACGGTAGCGACGCACGCCCTCTCTATCTTCGGCGACCACAGTGACGTGATGGCGTGTCGCTCCACCGGCTGGGCGATGCTGTTCGCCAATGACCCACAGGAGGTCATGGACTTTGCGCTTATCGCCCAAGCAGCTACGCTGGAGGCGCGGGTACCCTTCCTGCATGTGTTTGACGGGTTCCGTACCTCACACGAGATACGCAAAATCGAGCAGATTACCGAAGACGATATGCGCGCCATGATAGACGACGATCTGGTGCGCGCCCATCGTGAGCGGGCGATGAACCCGGAGCGTCCGTTTATTCGCGGTACCGCCCAAAACCCTGACACCTTCTTCCAGTCGCGGGAACGGATTAACCCCTTCTATCTGGCAACGCCAGGCATCGTGCAGAAGGCGATGAACAAGTTCGCCAGCATCGTCGGCAGGCAGTATCACCTGTTCGACTACGTGGGCGCACCCGATGCCGAACACGTGATTATCATGATGGGCTCGGGCTGCGGCACCGCCGAGGAAACGGTGCAGGCGTTGCTGGAGAAGGGCGAAAAGGTGGGGCTGGTAAAGGTGCGCCTGTATCGCCCATTCTCACGCGAGCACCTGATCAAGGCGTTGCCCGCTACGGTGAGAGCCATCGCGGTGCTTGACCGCACCAAAGAGCCGGGCGCGCTGGGCGAGCCACTGTATGAAGACGTAGTCACCGCGCTGGGCGAGGCGATGATGGAGGGAACCCTGCCCTTCGAGTGCGTGCCGCGCGTCATCGGTGGACGATATGGGCTGTCCTCCAAAGAGTTTACCCCGGCGATGGTTAAGGCGGTGTACGATGAACTGGCGAAAGACAAGCCGAAAAACCATTTCACGGTGGGCATTATCGACGACGTGACGCACACCAGCCTGGAGGTAGACCCCAACTTCAGCACCGAGTCGCCCGATGTGGTACGTGCGGTGTTCTGGGGGCTGGGCGCGGACGGAACCGTCGGCGCAAACAAAAACTCCATCAAAATCATCGGCGAGGAGACGCCTAACTGGGCGCAGGGTTACTTCGTGTACGACTCTAAGAAGTCGGGAGCAGTGACCGTTTCGCACCTGCGCTTTGGTCCGCGTCCCATACTGGGATCATATCTCATCCAGCGGGCGAACTTTGTCGCATGTCACCAGTTCCACTTCCTGGAGCGGTACAACGTGCTGGAGATGGCGGAGGAGGGCGCGACCTTCTTGCTCAATAGCCCCTACGGACCCGAAGAGGTATGGGACCACCTACCTCGCTCGGTGCAGCAACAGATCATCGACAAGAACCTCCGGTTCTACGTCATCAATGCCTACGATGTGGCGAAGCGCGTCGGGCTGGGGGTGCGTATCAATACCATCATGCAGACCTGCTTCTTCGCCATCAGCGGCGTGCTTCCGCGCGAGGAAGCCATCGCTAAGATCAAGGAAGCCATCCGCAAGACCTACGGACGGCGCGGGGAGGCAGTGGTACAACAAAACTTCGCAGCAGTAGACGCGGCGGTGGGTAACCTGTTCGAGGTCAAAGTGCCTGCACAGGTAACCAGCACTTTCGACCGCCCGCCGCTGGTTCCCGACCACGCCCCCGAATTTGTCAAGCGCGTCACGGCGGAGCTGATGGCAGGGCGCGGCGACCTGTTGCCGGTGAGCGCGTTTCCCGCAGACGGCACGTACCCGAGCGGGACCGCCGCCTGGGAGAAGCGCAATATCGCGCTGGAAGTGCCCGTCTGGGAGCCGGACATCTGCATCCAGTGCGGTAAGTGCGTGTACATCTGCCCGCATTCGGTCATCCGCGCGAAGGTGTACGACAAAGAGCTACTCGCCAGTGCCCCTGCCACCTTCAAGGCGACCCCCGCCAAGTGGCGCGAACTATCCGACAAAATGTACACCATCCAGGTGTCGGTAGAAGACTGCACCGGCTGCCAGCTGTGCGTGGAGGTGTGTCCCGCTAAAGATAAAAGCGACAGCTCGCGCAAGGCGCTGAACATGCACCCGCAGATACCCCTGCGCGAGCAGGAACGCGCCAACTGGGAGTTCTTCCTGAGCCTGCCGGACATACCGAAACACGACAGCCTGCGCTTCAACAACATCAAGAACGTGCAGCTGTTGCGACCGCTATTCGAGTTCTCCGGCGCGTGCAGCGGCTGTGGCGAGACGCCATACGTGCGACTACTCACCCAGCTGTTCGGCGACCGGCTATACATCGCCAACGCAACGGGGTGCTCTAGCATCTACGGCGGCAATCTGCCTACCACACCGTACACTACCGACAGCGAGGGCAGAGGACCTGCCTGGAGCAACTCCCTATTTGAAGACAACGCCGAGTTTGGGCTTGGCATGAGGCTGGCTATCAACCGCCAAAACGCCTACGCCCGCCATCTGCTTCAGGATCTACGCCCGCTCATTGCCGACGACGAACTAGTGGATGGCTTGCTGAACGCTGACCAGTCGGACGAGGCAGGCATTCACGCTCAGCGAGAGCGAGTGGCGCGACTGATAGAAAAGCTGGCTGGCAACGATCATCCGCGAGTGCGCGACCTGCTCGCTGTTGCCGATATGCTGATTCGCAAGAGCGTGTGGATAGTGGGCGGCGACGGCTGGGCGTATGACATCGGCTACGGTGGGCTAGACCACGTTATCGCCAGCGGCGAGGACGTGAACATCCTCATCCTCGACACGGAGGTATACTCCAACACGGGTGGGCAGGCGTCCAAAGCCACGCCGATGGGAGCGGTTGCCCGATTCGCCGCGGGCGGTAAGCCTACTGCCAAGAAGGACCTTGGCATGATGGCGATGCACTACGGCAACGTGTACGTGGCGCAGGTGGCCATGGGCGCGAACGAACTGCAGACGCTGAAAGCGTTTCTCGAGGCGGAGGCATACCCCGGACCCTCCATTATCATTGCCTATAGCCACTGTATCGCGCACGGCATCGATATGTCCAAGGGCCATATCCAGCAAAAGCTGGCGGTGGACACCGGCTATTGGCCGCTCTACCGCTATAACCCGCTGCTGGCGCAGCAGGGCGAAAATCCCTTCCAGCTCGACTCCAGCGGACCCACCATCCCGCTGAAAGAATACACCTCGAAGGAAGGGCGTTACCGCATCCTGATGCAGTCTAACCCCGAAGCCGCCGAGCGATTGTTGCAGGAGGCGCAGGAGATTATCCAGCAGCGATGGCGCTACTACCAGATGCTAGCGGGTAAAAGCGCCGACAGCACGAAGTAA
- a CDS encoding dihydroorotate dehydrogenase: MPVDFSTTYMGLTLRNPLVASSSPLSHKVDTICKLEEAGIGAVVMYSLFEEQITLESQQLDYFLTHGTESYAEALSYFPDIGEYNVGPDEYLNLIRKAKERVNIPVIGSLNGVSAGGWVKYARMIQEAGADALELNVYYLPTDPDMPGTEVEQMTVDVVRAVRNEVTIPLAVKMAPFFSSIPNMAKRLAEAGANALVLFNRFYQPDIDIENMEVTPHLVLSNSDELRLPLRWTAILYGRVPVDLAITTGVHTYRDVLKGLMAGAKVTMMASELLQNGLGRIEQILQEMESWMSEYEYSSVRQMIGSVSQKNVAEPAAFERANYMKVLDSYPRLP, translated from the coding sequence ATGCCGGTAGATTTCAGCACCACATACATGGGCTTAACGCTGCGCAACCCGCTGGTTGCCTCCTCTTCACCCCTGTCGCATAAGGTAGATACTATCTGTAAGCTGGAGGAGGCGGGCATTGGCGCAGTGGTGATGTACTCGCTGTTCGAGGAACAGATTACGCTGGAGAGCCAGCAGCTGGATTATTTCCTCACCCACGGTACCGAGAGCTACGCCGAGGCGCTCAGCTACTTCCCGGACATCGGCGAATACAACGTCGGTCCCGACGAGTACCTGAACCTCATCCGCAAGGCGAAGGAGCGGGTAAACATCCCTGTCATTGGGAGTTTGAACGGCGTATCCGCCGGTGGATGGGTGAAATACGCCCGCATGATACAAGAGGCTGGCGCGGATGCGCTGGAGCTGAACGTCTATTATCTGCCCACCGACCCCGATATGCCTGGCACTGAGGTGGAGCAGATGACGGTGGATGTGGTGAGAGCAGTACGTAACGAGGTCACCATCCCTCTGGCGGTGAAGATGGCTCCTTTCTTCAGCTCCATCCCCAACATGGCGAAACGCCTGGCGGAAGCGGGTGCGAACGCGCTGGTGCTCTTCAACCGTTTCTACCAGCCTGACATCGATATCGAGAACATGGAAGTAACGCCCCATCTGGTGCTCAGCAACTCGGATGAGCTGCGCCTGCCCCTGCGCTGGACGGCGATACTGTACGGTCGCGTGCCTGTAGACCTGGCAATCACTACTGGCGTACACACCTATCGTGACGTGCTAAAGGGCTTAATGGCAGGCGCAAAGGTAACCATGATGGCGTCGGAGCTATTGCAGAACGGCCTGGGGCGAATTGAACAGATTCTGCAGGAGATGGAGTCGTGGATGTCGGAGTACGAGTACTCCTCCGTCCGCCAGATGATAGGCAGCGTCAGCCAGAAGAACGTAGCGGAGCCTGCCGCCTTCGAGCGTGCTAACTACATGAAGGTGCTGGATTCCTACCCGCGCTTGCCGTAA